The Streptomyces sp. NBC_01775 genome includes a region encoding these proteins:
- a CDS encoding SCO2583 family membrane protein: MSGRVEPPDGTPEGAPGGGDDEYRSLVFDESFIKAARLQEFSAQERLEDEEHAAVRSRPVSAMGSRTGLGFSRQGLVLVLLIALAFGTAIYMGIRNPYQTTPKLGSEPMRSEMLPLAPRGKVPGATTPDLFEHSPAAQFRAGADGVALPPVRRSPHFSESQVLAALTAAKDYVVETSLDPNVLTGEAVRPVRVMLNARQQEQFDQSVDSPRNDGRHAATAWMVRFDPSKTALADPRVRVNGTLAVQEVSGNALEVIADHVFVYAVRPADAGEGEDAKRKASLFSVRREVRFHFERDDLRDHQLSVRQVSMRAGPMNCADDPSAALAPLLAGQRAKDAGLAGTDPYARGRSTASMCGLLAASAQPSPDRPSH; the protein is encoded by the coding sequence ATGTCCGGGCGAGTGGAACCTCCAGACGGGACGCCCGAAGGCGCTCCCGGAGGCGGCGACGACGAGTACCGATCCCTGGTGTTCGACGAGTCGTTCATCAAGGCTGCGCGGCTCCAGGAGTTCTCGGCGCAAGAGCGGCTGGAGGACGAGGAGCACGCCGCCGTGCGCAGCCGCCCCGTCTCCGCCATGGGCAGCCGGACGGGCCTCGGCTTCTCCCGCCAGGGCCTGGTGCTGGTGCTGCTGATCGCTCTGGCCTTCGGCACCGCGATCTACATGGGCATACGCAACCCGTACCAGACCACTCCGAAGCTGGGCTCCGAGCCGATGCGCAGCGAGATGCTGCCGCTCGCGCCCCGCGGCAAGGTTCCCGGCGCCACCACCCCCGATCTGTTCGAACACAGCCCGGCGGCGCAGTTCCGCGCCGGAGCCGACGGAGTGGCGCTGCCCCCCGTACGGCGCAGCCCCCACTTCTCGGAGAGCCAGGTGCTGGCGGCGCTCACCGCGGCCAAGGACTACGTCGTGGAGACCTCGCTGGACCCCAACGTGCTCACGGGCGAGGCGGTGCGGCCCGTGCGGGTCATGCTGAACGCCCGCCAGCAGGAGCAGTTCGACCAGAGCGTGGACAGCCCCCGCAACGACGGACGGCACGCGGCCACGGCCTGGATGGTGCGCTTCGATCCCTCCAAGACGGCGCTGGCCGACCCCAGGGTGCGGGTCAACGGCACCCTCGCCGTCCAGGAGGTGAGCGGCAACGCGCTGGAGGTCATCGCCGACCACGTCTTCGTCTACGCGGTGCGGCCCGCGGACGCCGGTGAGGGCGAGGACGCCAAGCGGAAAGCGTCCCTCTTCTCCGTACGCCGCGAGGTGCGCTTCCACTTCGAGCGTGACGACCTGCGCGACCACCAGCTGAGTGTGCGCCAGGTCTCCATGCGGGCCGGGCCCATGAACTGCGCGGACGATCCGTCCGCCGCGCTGGCGCCGCTGCTGGCCGGACAGCGGGCGAAGGACGCGGGGCTGGCGGGGACCGACCCCTACGCCCGGGGCCGGTCGACCGCCTCGATGTGCGGGCTGCTGGCGGCTAGCGCTCAGCCGAGCCCGGATCGTCCTTCCCACTAG
- a CDS encoding M48 family metallopeptidase produces the protein MTDGTDGTERLPGRDRRRFPGISSRAYEHPADRSALVALRKLSGFDTVFKALSGLLPERSLRLLFLSDSVRVSDQQFAHLNAMLRDACYILDLEKVPPMYVNQDPHPNAMCIGLDEPIIVVTTGLVELLDEEEMRAVVGHEVGHALSGHAVYRTILLFLTSLALKVAWIPLGNVAIMAIVTALREWFRKSELSADRAGLLVGQDLQASMRGLMKLAGGNHLHEMNVDSFLAQAEEYESGGDLRDSVLKIMNVLPRSHPFTTVRAAELKKWEASRDYQRIMEGHYDKREDDKDTSVRESFRQSAGHYSESVKNSKDPLMGLVRDIAGGAGDLGGKLRDTFTGRGAAGSSGGQDGASGSANGDGGANGGSSGKDDPGSAER, from the coding sequence ATGACAGACGGCACAGACGGCACGGAGCGCCTGCCCGGCCGCGACAGGCGGCGGTTTCCGGGCATCTCGTCCCGCGCCTACGAACACCCTGCCGACCGCTCGGCGCTCGTCGCGCTGCGCAAGCTGAGCGGTTTCGACACAGTTTTCAAGGCACTGAGCGGGCTGCTGCCCGAGCGCAGCCTGCGGCTGCTCTTCCTCTCCGACTCCGTGCGGGTGAGCGATCAGCAGTTCGCCCACCTCAACGCGATGTTGAGGGACGCCTGTTACATCTTGGACCTGGAGAAGGTCCCGCCCATGTACGTCAATCAGGACCCGCATCCCAACGCGATGTGCATCGGGCTGGACGAGCCGATCATCGTGGTGACCACCGGCCTGGTCGAGCTGCTCGACGAGGAGGAGATGCGGGCGGTCGTCGGCCACGAGGTCGGCCACGCGCTGTCCGGCCACGCGGTCTACCGGACGATACTTCTCTTCCTCACCAGCCTCGCCCTGAAGGTGGCGTGGATACCGCTGGGGAACGTCGCGATCATGGCGATAGTGACGGCGCTGCGCGAGTGGTTCCGCAAGTCCGAGCTGTCCGCCGACCGCGCGGGCCTGCTGGTCGGCCAGGACCTCCAGGCTTCCATGCGGGGCCTGATGAAGCTCGCCGGCGGCAACCACCTGCACGAGATGAACGTCGACTCCTTCCTGGCCCAGGCCGAGGAGTACGAGTCGGGCGGCGACCTGCGCGACTCGGTTTTGAAGATCATGAATGTGCTTCCGCGTAGCCACCCCTTCACGACCGTGCGCGCCGCCGAGCTGAAGAAGTGGGAGGCCAGCCGCGACTACCAGCGGATAATGGAGGGCCACTACGACAAGCGCGAGGACGACAAGGACACCTCCGTCCGCGAGTCCTTCCGCCAGTCGGCCGGCCACTACTCGGAGTCGGTGAAGAACAGCAAGGACCCGCTGATGGGCCTCGTGCGGGACATCGCGGGCGGCGCGGGCGACCTGGGCGGCAAGCTGCGCGACACCTTCACCGGCCGGGGCGCCGCGGGCTCCTCCGGCGGCCAGGATGGCGCGTCCGGCAGCGCCAACGGCGACGGCGGAGCCAACGGCGGGTCTAGTGGGAAGGACGATCCGGGCTCGGCTGAGCGCTAG
- the nadD gene encoding nicotinate-nucleotide adenylyltransferase: MGENGQGGTPGTGKRRLGVMGGTFDPIHHGHLVAASEVAARFHLDEVVFVPAGQPWQKSHQKVSPAEDRYLMTVIATASNPQFSVSRIDIDRGGKTYTIDTLRELAEGNPDTDLFFITGADALSQILSWRNTEELFSLAHFIGVTRPGHALADPGLPQGGVSLVEVPALAISSTDCRARVERDDPVWYLVPDGVVRYISKRALYREEPRA; encoded by the coding sequence ATGGGAGAGAACGGCCAGGGCGGGACGCCCGGCACTGGTAAGCGGCGGCTCGGCGTGATGGGTGGGACCTTCGACCCCATCCACCACGGTCACCTGGTGGCCGCGAGCGAGGTGGCGGCACGCTTCCACCTCGACGAGGTCGTGTTCGTGCCGGCCGGACAGCCGTGGCAGAAGAGCCACCAGAAGGTCTCGCCCGCCGAGGACCGCTATCTGATGACGGTCATCGCGACGGCGTCGAACCCGCAGTTCTCCGTCAGCAGGATCGACATCGACCGCGGCGGCAAGACGTACACGATAGACACCCTGCGCGAGCTGGCCGAGGGCAATCCCGACACGGACCTCTTCTTCATCACCGGCGCCGACGCGCTCTCGCAGATCCTCAGCTGGCGCAACACGGAAGAGCTGTTCTCGCTGGCCCACTTCATCGGCGTCACCCGCCCCGGCCACGCGCTGGCCGACCCCGGGCTCCCCCAGGGCGGAGTCTCCCTGGTGGAGGTCCCGGCGCTGGCCATCTCGTCCACGGACTGCCGCGCGCGGGTGGAACGTGACGATCCGGTCTGGTATCTGGTCCCTGACGGCGTCGTGCGCTACATCAGCAAGCGCGCCCTGTACAGGGAGGAGCCGCGAGCGTGA
- a CDS encoding LCP family protein produces the protein MSDGYGYDPYGQQPEITGYDEYGRPVYRQDAQQQGAGQQGEQGYAAQDPYGTQDPYGAHGSYGTGTYEASGTHSGGYETSGTYEPYGQAQGPEATPGQQGYHDYDAYDPYGQQAGAAGQRQAPAGQPQTAQQEWFPQQSPPPQQEQYEQPQAGSVPGARRDPDAGATADPSAGRPSGRPDGAQGGPETDYRTEQFAFVEEPTDDSEDVIDWLKFSESRTERREEAKRKGRNRVVALIVVLVLVVTGGLGYLWYAGMLPGLDGAEEKGGAAAGQQRDVIVVHLREEGGASSTALLVDNAGAGQGSTVLLPNSLAVSAEDGTTTTLGKSVEDEGASPTRDALNTLLGSDIKGTWRLDTPYLENLVELVGGIALDTDTAVPSAKKGDKPQVERGSAVDLDGRAAVAYATYRSPGEPQAKQLARFGQVMQAAIKKLSSSSGAATKTVESLGQIPDPSLSESQLGASLAKLASRAKGGDYRTRLLPVQANGTLSRQAGGQVVKKILGGTVKNSDPQAALRVSLKNASGKPGVANAASAALVNGGYAVVKSGSGATRAKSVVGYAKPEHKAKAEEVAKTLDLPGTAVRKTGSASTGDVAVLLGADYKG, from the coding sequence GTGAGCGACGGTTACGGATACGACCCGTACGGTCAGCAGCCGGAGATCACCGGCTACGACGAGTACGGCAGACCGGTCTACCGCCAGGACGCGCAGCAGCAGGGGGCGGGGCAGCAGGGCGAACAGGGGTACGCCGCCCAGGACCCGTACGGCACTCAGGACCCGTACGGCGCCCACGGCTCCTACGGCACGGGTACGTACGAGGCCTCCGGCACGCACTCCGGCGGGTACGAGACCTCCGGCACCTACGAGCCGTACGGGCAGGCGCAGGGTCCGGAGGCAACGCCCGGCCAGCAGGGCTACCACGACTACGACGCGTACGACCCCTACGGGCAGCAGGCGGGTGCGGCGGGACAGCGGCAGGCGCCGGCCGGGCAGCCGCAGACCGCGCAGCAGGAGTGGTTCCCCCAGCAGAGCCCCCCGCCGCAGCAGGAGCAGTACGAACAGCCGCAGGCCGGGTCGGTGCCCGGCGCACGCCGGGATCCGGACGCGGGCGCCACGGCTGACCCGTCGGCCGGGCGGCCGTCCGGCCGGCCCGATGGTGCGCAGGGCGGCCCGGAGACCGACTACCGCACCGAGCAGTTCGCCTTCGTGGAGGAGCCGACCGACGACTCCGAGGACGTCATCGACTGGCTGAAGTTCTCCGAGAGCCGCACCGAGCGCCGCGAGGAGGCCAAACGCAAGGGCCGCAACCGCGTCGTCGCGCTCATAGTCGTCCTCGTCCTCGTCGTGACGGGCGGCCTCGGCTACCTCTGGTACGCGGGCATGCTGCCGGGGCTGGACGGGGCCGAGGAGAAGGGCGGCGCTGCCGCGGGCCAGCAGCGCGACGTGATCGTCGTACACCTGCGCGAGGAAGGCGGCGCCAGCTCGACGGCGCTGCTCGTCGACAACGCGGGCGCGGGCCAGGGCAGCACGGTCCTGCTGCCGAACTCGCTGGCCGTCTCGGCCGAGGACGGGACCACCACCACGCTCGGCAAGTCCGTCGAGGACGAGGGCGCCTCGCCCACCCGCGACGCGCTGAACACCCTGCTCGGCTCCGACATCAAGGGCACCTGGCGGCTGGACACGCCGTATCTGGAGAACCTGGTGGAGCTGGTCGGCGGCATCGCGCTCGACACCGACACGGCGGTGCCCAGCGCCAAGAAGGGCGACAAGCCGCAGGTCGAGCGGGGCAGCGCCGTGGACCTGGACGGCCGCGCGGCCGTTGCCTACGCCACCTACCGGTCCCCGGGCGAGCCGCAGGCCAAGCAGCTCGCCCGCTTCGGACAGGTGATGCAGGCGGCGATCAAGAAGCTGTCCAGCAGCTCTGGTGCGGCGACCAAGACCGTCGAGTCTCTCGGCCAGATTCCCGACCCCTCGCTCTCCGAGTCCCAGCTCGGCGCCTCACTCGCCAAGCTGGCCAGCCGCGCCAAGGGTGGCGACTACCGCACGCGGCTGCTGCCCGTGCAGGCCAACGGCACGCTGAGCAGGCAGGCGGGCGGCCAGGTCGTCAAGAAGATCCTCGGCGGCACCGTCAAGAACTCCGACCCGCAGGCGGCGCTCCGCGTCAGCCTGAAGAACGCCAGCGGCAAGCCCGGCGTGGCCAACGCCGCCTCCGCCGCACTGGTCAACGGCGGCTACGCCGTCGTCAAGTCGGGCTCCGGTGCCACCCGCGCCAAGTCGGTGGTGGGCTACGCGAAGCCGGAGCACAAGGCCAAGGCCGAGGAGGTCGCCAAGACCCTGGACCTGCCGGGCACCGCCGTGCGCAAGACCGGCAGCGCCTCGACCGGGGACGTGGCCGTGCTGCTCGGCGCCGACTACAAGGGCTGA
- the rsfS gene encoding ribosome silencing factor, with the protein MTATDRSLELINVAAQAAADKLAHDIVAYDVSDVLAITDAFLLASAPNDRQVKGIVDEVEESLNKKLGAKPARREGERDGRWVLLDYVDVVVHVQHSEERVFYALERLWKDCPELELPEDAKATRGKAAEHAGEAERADELDGELN; encoded by the coding sequence GTGACCGCCACGGACCGTTCCCTTGAGCTGATCAACGTCGCCGCGCAGGCGGCGGCCGACAAGCTCGCGCACGACATCGTCGCTTATGACGTCAGCGACGTCCTCGCCATCACCGACGCCTTCCTCCTCGCCTCGGCTCCCAACGACCGGCAGGTCAAGGGCATCGTCGACGAGGTCGAGGAGAGCCTCAACAAGAAGCTGGGGGCCAAGCCCGCACGCCGCGAGGGCGAGCGCGACGGCCGCTGGGTGCTGCTGGACTACGTCGACGTCGTCGTCCACGTCCAGCACAGCGAGGAGCGCGTCTTCTATGCCCTGGAGCGGCTGTGGAAGGACTGCCCCGAGCTGGAGCTGCCGGAGGACGCCAAGGCGACCCGCGGCAAGGCCGCCGAGCACGCGGGCGAGGCCGAGCGCGCGGACGAGCTGGACGGAGAGCTGAACTGA
- a CDS encoding histidine phosphatase family protein, with protein MNGHSGAVRDRKIVLWRHGQTAWNLERRFQGTTDIPLTDEGIAQARRSARLLAGLRPDAIIASDLRRTAATATELADLTGLEITHDEALRETYAGAWQGLTHEEILAQFGEQYTAWKRGEPVRRGGGELETEVADRAAPVVERSADKLPDGGTLVVVSHGGTIRTTIGRLIGLAPGTWESLGGLSNCCWSVLGETVRGWRLLEHNAGSLPEPVLGDDD; from the coding sequence CTGAACGGGCACTCGGGAGCGGTCAGGGACCGCAAAATCGTGCTGTGGCGGCACGGCCAGACCGCCTGGAACCTGGAGCGCCGTTTCCAGGGCACCACGGACATCCCGCTGACGGACGAGGGCATCGCCCAGGCCCGCCGCTCCGCGCGGCTGCTGGCCGGGCTGCGCCCCGACGCGATCATCGCCTCCGACCTGCGGCGCACGGCCGCCACCGCCACCGAACTGGCCGACCTCACCGGCCTGGAGATCACCCACGACGAGGCGCTGCGGGAGACCTACGCGGGCGCCTGGCAGGGGCTGACGCACGAGGAGATCCTCGCGCAGTTCGGCGAGCAGTACACCGCGTGGAAGCGGGGCGAGCCGGTGCGCAGGGGCGGCGGCGAGCTGGAGACCGAGGTCGCCGACCGCGCGGCACCCGTCGTGGAGCGCAGCGCGGACAAGCTGCCGGACGGCGGCACGCTCGTCGTCGTCAGCCACGGTGGCACCATCCGCACCACCATCGGACGGCTCATCGGCCTGGCGCCGGGCACCTGGGAGTCGCTGGGCGGGCTCTCCAACTGCTGCTGGTCCGTGCTGGGCGAGACCGTGCGCGGCTGGCGTCTGCTGGAGCACAACGCGGGCAGCCTGCCGGAGCCGGTGCTCGGCGACGACGACTGA
- a CDS encoding helix-turn-helix transcriptional regulator: MTVITESRAGAATRRRRPALSTFLRSRRARVSPDDVGMPAGLRRRTPGLRREEVAQLSGVGVTWYTWLEQGRPINASVQVLDAVARTLKLDQTEREHLYHLAEVPYVPERERIAEAIDPEIHAIIEAMDPLPAVVYNGRYDILAANRAYRHIFPVLDILGLPEQNVLWQLFVTLRPCHCTILNREEELPLLVATLRGTYGRHVGEPAWEDFIAQLSAASGEFAGLWRSGDVAPPGARIKMVQHASVGELRLSSTSLQVSTAPETRVVAYSPHDAETEKLITLLSSKRTR, from the coding sequence GTGACAGTCATCACCGAGAGCCGAGCAGGAGCAGCGACGCGGCGCCGCCGCCCCGCGCTGTCCACGTTCCTGCGCAGCCGCCGGGCGCGGGTCTCGCCCGACGATGTCGGGATGCCGGCGGGCCTTCGCCGCCGCACGCCGGGCCTGCGCCGCGAGGAGGTCGCGCAGCTCTCCGGCGTGGGCGTCACCTGGTACACATGGCTGGAGCAGGGTCGGCCGATCAACGCCAGCGTGCAGGTCCTGGACGCGGTGGCCCGGACGCTCAAGCTCGACCAGACCGAGCGCGAGCATCTCTACCACCTCGCCGAGGTGCCCTACGTGCCCGAGCGGGAGCGCATCGCCGAGGCGATCGACCCGGAGATCCACGCCATCATCGAGGCGATGGACCCACTGCCCGCCGTGGTCTACAACGGCAGGTACGACATTCTGGCTGCCAACAGGGCCTACCGCCACATCTTCCCGGTCCTGGACATCCTCGGGCTGCCCGAACAGAACGTGCTGTGGCAGCTGTTCGTGACGCTGCGGCCGTGCCACTGCACGATCCTCAACCGCGAGGAGGAGCTGCCGCTGCTGGTGGCCACCTTGCGCGGCACCTACGGCCGGCACGTGGGCGAGCCGGCCTGGGAGGACTTCATCGCCCAGCTGAGCGCGGCGAGCGGGGAGTTCGCGGGGCTGTGGCGCAGCGGCGACGTGGCGCCTCCGGGAGCGCGGATCAAGATGGTGCAGCACGCCTCGGTGGGCGAGCTGCGGCTCAGTTCGACCTCGCTTCAGGTCAGCACCGCGCCGGAGACGAGGGTCGTGGCCTATTCGCCGCACGACGCGGAGACGGAAAAGCTGATCACGCTGCTGAGCTCCAAGAGGACCCGGTGA
- a CDS encoding MFS transporter: MLTGQFMSLLDTFIVNVAAPDLRADLHASGSGLQLVVAGYTIAYAVLLITGARLGGVMGHARIFLGGLAVFTAASLACGLATGAGSLIAFRLVQGTGAAMMLPQVLSLIQRTFTGASRGRALGVYAAVLGVGAAAGQILGGVLVEADLFGWGWRPVFLINVPVGLVLLATGPWLMGVRDERAARRAERRADRQAGRQSDAPDLTGLALLAATVLLFTVPVVLGREQGWPLWGWISLGLCAVSFTVFACYEVLLARRGGRPLISPRVLRAAGVPLAIVRICCMMAVNAGVLLVLMLHLQSGLGHSALRAGLSFVPTAVVFAVTGMTWRKLPGSWHPRLSFAGFLTAATAFVWLAALMSDGGDGGAWFAVCMAVMGLGLSLSYNPVLARTLAGVRQSEAADASGLLVTTAQLGMVTGVALFGALFLEHAEGAVTSAATSADAFKMTCLALAASASVGALAGPVDGLVRRVRRQA; this comes from the coding sequence GTGCTGACGGGCCAGTTCATGTCGCTGCTGGACACCTTCATCGTCAACGTCGCGGCCCCGGACCTGCGGGCGGACCTTCACGCTTCCGGCTCCGGGCTCCAGTTGGTGGTCGCGGGATACACCATCGCGTACGCGGTGCTGTTGATCACCGGTGCCCGGCTCGGCGGGGTGATGGGTCACGCGCGGATCTTCCTCGGCGGCCTCGCCGTCTTCACCGCCGCCTCCCTCGCCTGTGGCCTGGCCACAGGCGCCGGCTCACTGATCGCCTTCCGCCTGGTGCAGGGGACGGGTGCGGCGATGATGCTGCCCCAGGTGCTCAGCCTGATCCAGCGCACCTTCACCGGTGCCTCCCGGGGCAGGGCCCTGGGCGTGTACGCCGCCGTGCTGGGAGTCGGCGCTGCCGCCGGCCAGATACTGGGCGGCGTGCTGGTCGAGGCGGACTTGTTCGGCTGGGGCTGGCGCCCCGTCTTCCTGATCAACGTCCCGGTCGGCCTCGTGCTGCTCGCCACAGGCCCGTGGCTGATGGGCGTGCGTGACGAGCGTGCGGCCCGGAGGGCGGAGCGCAGAGCGGATCGGCAGGCGGGCCGGCAATCGGACGCCCCCGACCTGACGGGCCTGGCGCTGCTGGCCGCCACGGTATTGCTGTTCACGGTCCCGGTCGTGCTGGGACGCGAGCAGGGCTGGCCGCTGTGGGGATGGATATCGCTCGGCCTGTGTGCCGTGTCCTTCACCGTATTCGCGTGCTATGAGGTGCTGTTGGCCCGGCGCGGCGGGCGCCCGCTGATATCTCCCCGGGTGCTGCGCGCCGCCGGAGTGCCGCTGGCGATCGTCCGGATCTGCTGCATGATGGCGGTCAACGCGGGAGTGCTGCTGGTGCTGATGCTGCACCTGCAAAGCGGGTTGGGCCACAGCGCGCTGCGTGCGGGGCTGTCGTTCGTGCCCACGGCGGTGGTCTTCGCCGTCACCGGAATGACCTGGCGGAAGCTGCCCGGGAGTTGGCATCCGAGGCTGTCGTTCGCCGGATTCCTCACGGCGGCCACCGCGTTCGTCTGGCTGGCGGCGCTGATGTCGGACGGGGGTGACGGCGGCGCCTGGTTCGCGGTCTGCATGGCCGTGATGGGGCTGGGCCTCTCGCTCTCGTACAACCCGGTGCTCGCCCGTACCCTGGCCGGCGTACGACAGAGCGAAGCCGCCGATGCCAGTGGCCTGTTGGTGACCACGGCCCAGCTCGGGATGGTGACGGGGGTGGCGCTGTTCGGCGCGCTCTTTCTGGAGCACGCCGAGGGCGCGGTGACCTCGGCGGCCACATCGGCCGACGCGTTCAAGATGACCTGCCTGGCTCTGGCGGCTTCGGCGTCGGTGGGTGCACTGGCCGGGCCGGTGGACGGGCTGGTGCGCAGGGTCCGGCGCCAGGCATAA
- a CDS encoding glycosyltransferase 87 family protein: MSTLQQAAGDSKRSLAVKAYALRRPVTLALAPFLVSFAAFWAAQRTADVSMIDLMVYRAEGWTVRNGYDLYAMRATYAHLPTTYPPFAALLFIPLTLLDVAGMRSFATFLNLGLLVVLIHLSLRLLGRPLHAPRPAATLLIASVAVWCEPVWTTLRYGQINLLLAALVLWDLSRRTGHRWAGVGIGIAAGIKLTPALFAVFLALCGAVQGWRLLRRTGRAADFWNPRLRQAAVATVTFLGTALFSALVLPRDSWRFWGEAVFESGRVGRTEITDNQALSGVAARLLHTGDPGWLWVGLALLTAVLGLGSAVAAALAGRRGLPHAHAWAVLACAVTALLISPISWSHHWVWCVPVVLLLGAEAQRRSSRGWLAGALAATLAFGSYALWCVPRDPASDRPPELHQNGGEMLLSAVYPLAGVAFLVLTAVVALRALRKPTPHNRHEPHGPYGSHEPNESHEKIEPRTPVVGAEPAAG, translated from the coding sequence GTGAGCACGTTGCAGCAGGCCGCTGGTGACAGCAAACGATCCCTGGCGGTCAAGGCATACGCGCTGCGGCGGCCGGTCACCCTGGCCCTGGCCCCGTTCCTGGTGTCGTTCGCAGCCTTCTGGGCGGCGCAGCGCACCGCCGACGTCTCCATGATCGACTTGATGGTGTACCGCGCCGAGGGCTGGACCGTGCGCAACGGCTACGACCTCTACGCGATGCGCGCCACCTACGCCCACCTGCCGACGACCTACCCGCCCTTCGCCGCGCTGCTCTTCATCCCGCTGACGCTGCTCGACGTGGCCGGTATGCGCAGTTTCGCGACCTTCTTGAACCTCGGCCTGCTCGTCGTACTCATCCACCTGTCCCTGCGGCTGCTCGGGCGCCCGCTGCACGCTCCCCGGCCCGCCGCGACGCTGCTGATCGCGTCCGTCGCCGTGTGGTGCGAGCCGGTGTGGACGACGCTGCGCTACGGACAGATCAATCTGCTGCTGGCGGCGCTGGTGCTGTGGGACCTCTCGCGGCGCACCGGTCACCGGTGGGCGGGCGTGGGGATCGGCATCGCCGCTGGGATCAAGCTCACGCCCGCACTGTTCGCGGTCTTCCTGGCCCTGTGCGGGGCCGTCCAGGGCTGGCGGCTGCTGCGCCGTACCGGGCGGGCGGCCGACTTCTGGAACCCGCGGCTGCGCCAGGCGGCCGTGGCCACGGTGACCTTCCTGGGAACGGCGCTCTTCTCGGCACTGGTACTGCCCCGCGACTCGTGGCGGTTCTGGGGCGAGGCGGTCTTCGAGTCGGGGCGCGTGGGACGTACGGAGATCACCGACAACCAGGCCCTCAGCGGCGTCGCCGCGCGTCTTCTGCACACCGGCGACCCGGGCTGGCTCTGGGTGGGGCTGGCGCTCTTGACGGCCGTGCTCGGGCTGGGCTCGGCCGTGGCCGCCGCTCTGGCGGGGCGGCGCGGGCTGCCGCACGCCCACGCCTGGGCAGTGCTCGCCTGCGCCGTCACCGCGCTGCTGATCAGCCCGATCTCCTGGTCACACCACTGGGTGTGGTGTGTGCCGGTGGTGTTGCTGCTCGGCGCCGAGGCGCAGCGCCGATCGAGCCGCGGCTGGTTGGCGGGCGCCCTCGCGGCGACGCTGGCGTTCGGCTCGTACGCGCTGTGGTGCGTGCCCCGGGACCCCGCCTCGGACCGGCCGCCCGAACTCCACCAGAACGGCGGCGAGATGCTGCTGTCCGCCGTCTACCCGCTGGCGGGTGTGGCCTTCTTGGTACTGACCGCCGTGGTGGCCCTGCGCGCGCTGCGCAAGCCGACGCCCCACAACCGTCACGAGCCCCACGGCCCGTACGGGTCCCACGAGCCGAACGAGTCCCACGAGAAAATCGAGCCCCGCACCCCGGTCGTCGGGGCGGAACCGGCCGCCGGATGA